A genomic segment from Nitrospira sp. encodes:
- a CDS encoding putative AsnC family transcriptional regulator, with protein sequence MATKAYILIKVKAGKGKSVLTALKGITGIEQLHACFGQPDIFVFINVADERALSDVVISRIHAIDGVEETDTHIVAET encoded by the coding sequence ATGGCAACGAAAGCCTACATTCTCATCAAGGTCAAGGCAGGAAAAGGCAAGTCGGTCCTGACCGCCCTTAAGGGTATTACCGGTATCGAACAACTGCATGCCTGTTTCGGACAACCGGACATTTTCGTATTCATCAACGTGGCTGACGAGCGAGCCCTCTCGGATGTCGTGATCTCACGCATCCATGCCATCGACGGGGTGGAAGAAACCGATACGCACATCGTCGCAGAAACCTGA
- a CDS encoding Myo-inositol 2-dehydrogenase: MIHIPPTPLGIGLIGLGRHGSRYAKHLSVDLPEARLVAVCRRRGGEGSGLPQAVPCYDDYHALIADPQVEAVVVVTPPVLNREICTAVARAKKPLLVEKPLATTASEARAIAREARQSGTVMMTAQTLRFDATVVGLRERQGRLGTLQYLSLASRMEPRGLSEDGRWFGGRGCVLETGIHLLDLVRFLTGDEVHTVACDMDLVPPQGAERLVAGRLTTSRGLVCLLDVSRLSSGRIGRVELVGNEGQLAADWCGRRIMQVSAHHGPGEWQTAADPTVLGTLRSFIRSVREGVPPPVTIEDGKRAVEIAEACYASARQSGLTVPVDYA, translated from the coding sequence ATGATTCACATTCCCCCCACACCCCTTGGAATCGGACTGATCGGGCTCGGCCGACACGGCAGCCGATACGCCAAACACCTCTCGGTCGACCTTCCTGAAGCCCGCCTGGTTGCGGTCTGCCGCAGGCGAGGAGGGGAGGGCAGCGGGCTGCCTCAGGCCGTGCCTTGCTACGATGATTATCACGCATTGATTGCCGATCCCCAGGTGGAGGCGGTCGTGGTGGTCACACCCCCCGTGCTCAATCGCGAGATCTGTACGGCCGTTGCGCGGGCGAAGAAACCGCTGTTGGTGGAGAAGCCGTTGGCGACCACGGCGTCGGAGGCACGAGCGATTGCCCGAGAGGCCAGACAGAGCGGAACGGTGATGATGACCGCGCAGACTCTGCGGTTCGATGCGACGGTGGTCGGGCTGCGCGAGCGGCAGGGCCGGCTCGGCACTCTTCAATACCTCAGCCTTGCCAGCCGCATGGAACCGCGCGGGCTCAGTGAGGATGGCCGCTGGTTCGGAGGCCGTGGCTGTGTGCTCGAAACCGGTATCCACTTGCTGGATTTGGTGCGTTTCTTGACCGGGGACGAGGTGCACACCGTGGCCTGTGACATGGATCTGGTGCCTCCGCAGGGAGCGGAACGGCTGGTGGCCGGCCGACTGACGACCAGCCGAGGGCTCGTCTGTCTCTTGGATGTCTCGCGGCTGTCCTCCGGCCGGATCGGGCGAGTCGAACTCGTCGGCAACGAGGGGCAATTGGCGGCGGACTGGTGCGGGCGACGGATCATGCAGGTTTCCGCGCATCATGGTCCGGGGGAATGGCAGACAGCCGCCGATCCGACCGTGCTCGGCACATTGCGTTCTTTCATACGGTCGGTGCGCGAAGGTGTGCCCCCGCCCGTGACGATCGAAGACGGCAAACGAGCGGTGGAGATCGCCGAAGCCTGTTATGCCTCAGCGAGGCAGAGCGGACTGACGGTCCCGGTCGACTATGCCTGA
- a CDS encoding Dienelactone hydrolase family protein, which produces MTTQAAPFSLQQIGTGTARFPSGMAIPTPTDVMVDPYAKTRVSKEVQVECIQFWPQDKGVYPGIVLLHEWWGVNVQITDLGARLACEGYGVLIPKLYGRLGGMVTANAEVAEALMNKCNSQLLLQDINSCCEYLNTREHIKRNIHGVVGFGMGGSLAVRFACQRKRLRAAVAYYGKVTAPDDLKNMFSPLLYHQAEQDTWATQQDVDYLRNAASQGKRIEIKTYPGASHAFCDETHPAGYNATAAAQAWEATVAFLKTSFQGT; this is translated from the coding sequence ATGACTACTCAGGCGGCACCCTTTTCACTCCAACAGATCGGAACCGGTACGGCCCGCTTCCCGAGCGGAATGGCGATTCCCACCCCGACAGACGTGATGGTGGACCCCTACGCCAAAACGCGGGTGAGCAAAGAGGTGCAGGTGGAATGCATCCAGTTCTGGCCGCAGGACAAGGGCGTCTATCCCGGCATCGTGTTATTGCACGAATGGTGGGGTGTGAACGTTCAGATCACGGATTTGGGGGCCAGACTGGCCTGCGAAGGGTACGGCGTACTCATTCCCAAGTTGTACGGACGGCTCGGCGGTATGGTAACGGCCAATGCCGAAGTGGCGGAGGCGCTCATGAACAAATGTAACAGCCAGCTGCTGCTCCAAGACATCAACTCCTGCTGCGAATATCTCAACACCCGAGAACACATCAAACGCAACATCCATGGCGTGGTCGGCTTCGGCATGGGAGGGTCCCTCGCCGTTCGGTTCGCCTGCCAGCGCAAGAGGCTGCGCGCAGCCGTAGCCTATTATGGAAAAGTCACGGCTCCCGACGACCTCAAGAACATGTTCAGCCCGTTGTTGTACCATCAAGCAGAACAGGATACCTGGGCCACCCAGCAGGATGTCGATTATCTCCGGAACGCGGCGAGCCAGGGAAAGCGGATCGAAATCAAGACCTACCCCGGCGCTTCGCACGCGTTCTGCGACGAAACACATCCGGCCGGATACAACGCGACGGCCGCCGCACAAGCTTGGGAGGCGACCGTCGCATTTCTCAAAACCTCGTTTCAGGGAACCTAA
- a CDS encoding Prolipoprotein diacylglyceryl transferase: protein MSSWYRTISYPDIDPVFLRLGPLQFRWYGLMYLIGLTLAYFIIAARAKAQKLPMNRDQVYDMIVYAAVGVFAGGRIGYVLFYNLPYYLENPLKVFAVWEGGMSFHGGLIGTIVALVLFAKRQGMTILTIADLAAGVTPVGLGLGRIGNFINGELFGRPTDVDWCMVFPAGGPACRHPSQLYEALLEGLLLFTVLWLIIRRFPPPGTVFGSFLVGYGLCRIVVEFFREPDAQIGFLFGTISMGQLLSLPMIVGGAIILAIAYQRKSQTSVDSRSASLR, encoded by the coding sequence ATGTCCTCCTGGTATCGCACCATTTCCTATCCCGATATCGATCCGGTGTTCTTGCGGCTGGGCCCCTTGCAGTTCCGATGGTATGGGTTGATGTATCTCATCGGCCTCACCCTGGCCTACTTCATCATCGCAGCGCGGGCGAAAGCGCAGAAACTGCCGATGAACAGAGACCAGGTCTACGACATGATCGTCTATGCGGCGGTCGGGGTCTTTGCCGGCGGCAGAATCGGCTATGTCCTCTTTTACAACCTTCCCTACTACCTGGAAAATCCGCTCAAGGTCTTCGCGGTGTGGGAGGGAGGAATGTCCTTCCATGGAGGTCTGATCGGCACCATCGTGGCGCTGGTGCTCTTCGCAAAACGCCAAGGCATGACGATCCTCACCATCGCCGACCTGGCAGCCGGTGTGACCCCGGTTGGCCTCGGATTGGGGCGAATCGGTAACTTCATCAACGGCGAACTCTTCGGGCGCCCGACCGACGTCGATTGGTGCATGGTCTTCCCGGCCGGTGGACCGGCTTGCCGGCATCCCTCTCAACTCTATGAAGCCTTGCTGGAGGGACTCTTGTTGTTTACGGTGCTGTGGCTGATCATCAGGCGCTTTCCGCCGCCTGGAACCGTCTTCGGAAGCTTCCTGGTGGGGTACGGTCTTTGCCGGATTGTGGTGGAGTTCTTTCGCGAGCCGGACGCGCAGATCGGCTTTCTCTTCGGCACGATCTCCATGGGGCAACTGCTCAGCCTCCCCATGATCGTGGGGGGGGCGATCATTCTGGCGATCGCCTATCAACGGAAAAGTCAGACCTCGGTAGACTCTCGGTCTGCCTCCTTGCGCTGA
- a CDS encoding ATP-dependent helicase/nuclease AddAB, subunit A, which yields MAESTQIPDQAARVAAGTTFDRNVVVIAGAGTGKTTLLVNRLLYLLMRRPDPLELSQIVALTFTNKAATEMKQRLRERLRALVSREGRDGQTGSGTVSIAEFRTRYGWTTDEIVVKAEAALRDIEKAQIGTLHSFAAHLLRLYPIEAGVTPTFQTDEDGSRFEEHFADEWNLWLDRELGPTGCDHARWRLLLETFRLDELRGLAYSLHSDLIDLDGLTEQVSETSLGPAMREWLVHRLAQADDLLARYDRPKRRKIEQMLAAVVELYGLLLSHGLDGLRTLSPETQELLAKDLGAAPTGWTDEDFASVEALQRIAKRVLTVDHELLQRFLAVFSPFVRGVRKSFLDFGRLTFDGLLARARTLLRDHPAVREQLKRDYRALLVDEFQDTDPVQYEIVLYLAERLEQQAASWREAELEPGKLFIVGDPKQSIYAFRRADIEAFDHVVERLERSGALRCELATNFRSHAEVLQVVNGVFNVLLVAQPAVQPPNVPLTVQPDRSSSFRNPGVELRLVASQEDDELDSAAATRVEAEQLALLIARLLQPGQAGATAAGPATTLRPGHIALLFRKLTQAESYLEALRRHGIHFTVDGEKHFYRRQEVIDLVNILRCVDNPHDSIALVGLLRSSLGGLPDSALVDLQELQALDYRLIDRLAAWTSPHADPLRHLYGILSQLHESAPRCPLPEAVDLIFERLPLLELAAASLHGEQAVANLSKVRRMAADLADRPGVTLNGFVELMMARLAEQPEEAESALAEDTLDAVRILTIHKAKGLEFPLVILVGLHHGDGTARGPARPIIWHDWSTGVQGLDLGDRCSLGAVLSAEKARIREQAERRRLFYVGMTRARERLVLSGALPKRPARGALLELLERATGVELGRPEQPNIPVGKVYLRQTVFQGDDRPPSRQRSQPVVLEEWEEGDALSDLWRRRDHEWQAQRSVSLSVSPSDFIRKPAPVVEREPDRTQHSGLGKAAGTAIHRLLQYWDFSADAEAQVVRVNRASLALDAQEDERTKEIIAEGVRDLLRTFVRSSPYDRLHRATVVGREVPFLMPWNEGRQILEGVIDLLYRLDGELWIADYKTDMIPLDQIEARAETYREQARLYQAAVARSLGQPVAGFEFIFVRLGVAVRF from the coding sequence GTGGCTGAATCGACACAGATACCGGACCAGGCGGCAAGAGTCGCAGCCGGCACGACCTTCGACCGCAATGTGGTGGTGATCGCCGGTGCCGGAACCGGGAAAACAACCCTCTTGGTGAACCGGTTACTGTACCTCCTCATGCGCCGGCCCGACCCACTCGAGTTGTCCCAAATCGTCGCCTTGACCTTCACCAACAAAGCCGCCACGGAAATGAAACAACGGTTGCGGGAGCGGTTGCGCGCGTTGGTGAGCAGGGAAGGCCGCGATGGTCAGACCGGCAGCGGTACGGTCTCCATCGCCGAGTTTCGCACGAGGTACGGTTGGACGACCGACGAGATCGTGGTCAAGGCCGAGGCGGCCCTTCGCGACATCGAGAAGGCGCAGATCGGCACGCTCCACAGTTTTGCCGCGCATCTGCTGCGACTCTACCCGATCGAAGCCGGCGTCACGCCGACATTTCAAACGGACGAAGACGGGTCGCGTTTCGAGGAACATTTCGCCGATGAGTGGAACCTCTGGCTGGACCGGGAGTTGGGACCGACGGGCTGCGACCATGCGCGCTGGAGGCTGTTGTTGGAAACGTTCCGTCTCGACGAATTGCGCGGGTTGGCCTACAGCCTGCACAGCGATTTGATCGATCTGGATGGATTGACGGAGCAGGTGAGTGAGACGAGCCTCGGCCCTGCCATGCGGGAGTGGCTCGTTCACAGGCTGGCGCAAGCCGACGACCTACTGGCGCGGTATGACCGTCCGAAGCGAAGAAAAATCGAGCAGATGCTTGCCGCAGTCGTAGAACTGTACGGCCTTCTGCTTTCTCACGGCCTGGACGGCCTTCGGACCCTTTCTCCCGAGACGCAAGAATTGTTGGCGAAGGACCTCGGAGCGGCGCCTACCGGCTGGACGGACGAGGACTTCGCGTCGGTCGAGGCGCTCCAGCGGATCGCGAAGCGTGTGTTGACCGTCGATCATGAACTGCTCCAGAGATTCTTGGCCGTCTTCTCACCATTCGTACGGGGGGTGCGGAAGTCTTTTCTGGATTTCGGTCGGCTGACCTTCGACGGATTGCTGGCCAGGGCCCGAACGCTCCTCCGAGACCACCCGGCGGTTCGAGAACAGTTGAAGCGGGACTATCGCGCACTGCTCGTCGATGAGTTTCAGGATACGGATCCCGTGCAGTACGAGATTGTGCTCTACCTGGCCGAGCGGCTGGAACAACAGGCCGCGTCGTGGCGCGAGGCGGAACTCGAACCGGGAAAACTGTTCATCGTCGGTGACCCCAAACAATCGATCTACGCCTTTCGTCGCGCCGATATCGAAGCCTTCGACCATGTCGTCGAGCGGTTGGAGCGAAGCGGTGCGCTGCGGTGCGAACTGGCGACCAATTTTCGGAGCCATGCGGAGGTGCTCCAGGTGGTGAACGGTGTATTCAACGTACTGCTGGTGGCACAACCTGCCGTACAGCCGCCGAATGTCCCGCTCACCGTGCAGCCGGATCGATCGAGTTCATTCCGCAATCCAGGCGTCGAACTCCGCTTGGTGGCGTCGCAGGAAGACGACGAGTTGGACTCCGCCGCCGCGACCAGGGTGGAGGCGGAACAGCTCGCCCTCTTGATCGCTCGGCTGTTGCAGCCGGGCCAGGCGGGGGCGACGGCCGCAGGACCGGCAACCACATTACGCCCCGGCCACATCGCGCTCCTGTTTCGAAAACTGACCCAAGCGGAGTCGTACCTGGAGGCGCTCCGTCGGCATGGCATTCATTTCACCGTCGACGGTGAAAAGCATTTCTATCGTCGGCAGGAAGTCATCGACCTCGTGAACATCCTGCGGTGCGTCGACAATCCTCACGACAGCATCGCCCTGGTCGGTCTGCTCCGGTCGTCTCTGGGAGGCCTGCCGGATTCCGCCTTGGTCGACCTGCAGGAATTACAGGCATTGGACTACCGACTGATCGATCGGCTCGCTGCCTGGACCAGTCCGCACGCCGATCCGCTCCGGCACCTTTACGGCATCCTCTCGCAACTGCATGAATCGGCTCCTCGCTGCCCGCTGCCTGAAGCGGTGGATCTTATCTTTGAACGGCTGCCGCTCCTCGAACTTGCGGCCGCTTCCCTGCATGGCGAGCAGGCGGTCGCGAATTTGTCCAAGGTTCGCCGAATGGCTGCGGATTTGGCGGATCGCCCCGGTGTGACGTTGAACGGGTTCGTCGAATTGATGATGGCGCGGCTTGCCGAACAACCGGAGGAAGCGGAGAGTGCGCTGGCGGAGGATACGCTTGATGCCGTGCGGATCTTGACCATCCACAAGGCGAAGGGGTTGGAATTTCCGCTGGTGATTCTCGTTGGGTTGCACCATGGAGACGGGACTGCACGTGGTCCCGCTCGCCCGATCATTTGGCACGATTGGTCCACAGGAGTTCAGGGGCTCGATTTGGGTGATCGTTGTAGCCTGGGTGCGGTGCTGAGTGCGGAGAAGGCACGCATTCGTGAGCAGGCGGAACGCCGCAGGCTGTTTTATGTCGGGATGACCCGTGCGCGCGAACGTCTGGTGTTATCCGGAGCCCTGCCCAAGCGGCCGGCACGCGGCGCACTCCTGGAGTTATTGGAACGGGCCACGGGGGTGGAACTCGGCCGGCCCGAGCAGCCGAACATTCCGGTCGGCAAGGTCTACTTGCGCCAAACTGTGTTCCAAGGTGACGATCGCCCGCCCTCCAGGCAACGATCGCAGCCGGTGGTCTTAGAAGAGTGGGAGGAGGGAGACGCGCTGTCCGATCTCTGGCGCAGACGTGATCATGAATGGCAGGCTCAACGGTCGGTGTCGCTGTCGGTCTCCCCCTCGGACTTTATCCGGAAGCCGGCACCGGTTGTCGAGCGCGAACCGGATCGGACGCAACATTCCGGCCTGGGGAAGGCCGCAGGAACGGCGATCCACCGCCTGTTGCAATATTGGGATTTCAGCGCCGATGCGGAAGCGCAGGTGGTTCGAGTGAATCGAGCTTCCTTGGCTCTCGATGCGCAGGAGGATGAAAGGACAAAGGAGATCATTGCCGAGGGCGTGCGGGACCTTCTTCGTACCTTTGTGCGGTCTTCTCCGTACGATCGGTTGCACCGAGCCACGGTGGTCGGCCGCGAAGTGCCCTTTCTCATGCCGTGGAACGAGGGTCGGCAGATTCTCGAAGGGGTCATCGATCTCCTCTATCGTCTCGACGGCGAGCTGTGGATTGCCGACTATAAGACGGATATGATCCCCCTCGACCAGATCGAAGCCAGGGCGGAGACCTACCGAGAGCAGGCGCGGCTCTATCAGGCGGCGGTCGCCCGGTCGCTGGGACAGCCGGTTGCGGGCTTCGAATTCATTTTCGTGCGACTGGGTGTGGCGGTCAGATTCTGA
- a CDS encoding ATP-dependent helicase/nuclease AddAB, subunit B, with protein sequence MLRLVTGPFHPTLESTLVQDLLALKAQDPSAALALVVPSDQLRRFLKQLLALKHGLTLLNVHILSFHQLALHLDHERRIYGETSDTERRINLVTDIFFEHLLRHLGQRNVPQTEALCLSRLASGAWTALWASLRDLKDAMVDPAVGLRAVEEGQFAAVDREKLKGLLTLYAALREGGRALGVGSPDDLAALVTDFVPASPFLRGLTRLCYYGSYDLTQTQLTLLEAVSRSYPVTAYFPLDDSPAYGFARQFLERHLYPLTGGSGAVLSALSGGAAVRRHKAEVSVEVRNAAGAEDELTLVCKQILSLVETNGYRFDEIGVVGRTLLPYRTALKQTFDRHRIPFISNATFPLMQEPVVKTLLHLAQLKGNGFYRPAMMEVVTSPWNRRVTSNIGPIDPRPDLWRSAVQVLAITRGEAEWRRLTQLGRLETWNSDDDEASTEHLGSLSIDGGQLHLLWDCIAELIDGVKGLPENGGYGDLTDAFLSLAEQHLTIPLPVSQSFDRPSNQDDARDVSEALGEVFTQLRDLDRLGLSITWEEWTETFMQVLERTTCAMAPSSHRGVQVLDAMAARGLGFRALFVIGMNEKLFPRFIHEDGFLRDRHRLVLSETLGYKIDQKLQAYGEEALLFELLRSSAGERLYLSYQRADDAGRALAPSTYLDRIGGQSHTAGPEAAVALPRRWLDRTALSLFAPPLLTREELTVSRVLQGRDVSSLLDSVGRDGLLFSHGLEAQGAIESEQTALNAYDGILDDSSAHWSAVSRRGFSPTALETYARCPFQYFSAQVLALKPIRSVVSMELSPPAMGQLCHDALRLCYRTLIERGWPMAMLSSNAILEETSRAVAQAFAAYATTHGTGYHLTWQLAQQAVRRVVEATIVSDCETASATGFLPVGFEVDVRGVLPQGPGQETVPLRGRWDRLDRHPASGALRVVDYKYRANGRVEPKDRNLLQAALRGIRLQPALYSVMAPDSSHGEPPGPLPEQVDFLYLLPEGSPTVERASFTASAWQGPSGPILTHTVQVLVEGVHSGQHVILPDAYCDHCEFSIACRRTHQPSWWRAYRSSQVGELRRVRSLKEARG encoded by the coding sequence ATGCTTCGCCTCGTCACCGGTCCGTTCCATCCCACCCTCGAATCAACGCTCGTTCAAGACCTCCTAGCGCTGAAAGCGCAAGACCCTTCCGCCGCGCTGGCTCTTGTCGTACCTTCCGACCAGCTGCGACGCTTTCTGAAGCAACTCCTCGCCTTGAAGCATGGCTTGACTCTGCTCAATGTGCACATTCTCTCGTTTCACCAGCTTGCCTTGCACCTGGATCACGAACGTCGTATTTACGGGGAAACCTCCGATACCGAGCGGCGCATCAACCTCGTCACCGATATATTCTTTGAGCACCTGCTTCGGCACCTCGGGCAGCGCAATGTTCCGCAGACGGAAGCACTCTGCCTCTCGCGGCTGGCCTCCGGCGCATGGACCGCCCTGTGGGCCAGCCTTCGTGATCTGAAGGATGCGATGGTGGATCCTGCCGTAGGCCTACGCGCGGTGGAGGAGGGACAGTTCGCGGCGGTAGACCGTGAGAAGCTCAAGGGATTGTTGACATTATATGCCGCTCTCAGGGAAGGCGGCAGAGCGCTCGGTGTGGGATCTCCTGACGATTTGGCCGCTCTTGTCACGGACTTTGTGCCGGCCTCGCCCTTTCTCCGAGGACTGACGCGGCTCTGTTATTACGGCTCTTACGACCTGACGCAGACCCAGTTGACTCTCCTGGAAGCGGTGAGCAGGTCTTATCCGGTCACCGCTTATTTCCCGCTGGATGACTCACCCGCCTATGGATTTGCACGACAGTTTCTGGAGCGGCACCTCTATCCGCTCACCGGCGGTTCCGGTGCCGTGTTATCCGCCTTGTCGGGGGGCGCCGCTGTACGGCGACACAAAGCGGAAGTATCGGTCGAAGTACGAAACGCCGCCGGTGCGGAGGATGAGTTGACGTTGGTCTGCAAACAAATCCTGTCATTGGTGGAGACCAACGGCTATCGCTTCGACGAGATCGGGGTGGTGGGACGAACCCTCCTGCCGTACCGGACAGCGCTCAAGCAAACGTTCGACCGTCATCGAATTCCGTTCATCTCCAATGCGACCTTCCCGCTGATGCAGGAACCGGTTGTCAAGACCCTGCTCCACCTCGCGCAATTGAAGGGGAACGGGTTTTATCGGCCCGCCATGATGGAAGTCGTGACCTCGCCGTGGAACCGCCGGGTGACGAGCAACATCGGCCCCATCGACCCTCGACCGGACCTCTGGCGATCGGCCGTCCAGGTGCTGGCTATCACGCGCGGCGAAGCGGAGTGGCGGCGGCTCACGCAACTGGGGCGCCTGGAAACTTGGAACTCAGACGACGATGAGGCTTCCACCGAGCACCTCGGTTCGCTGTCGATCGATGGAGGACAGTTGCACTTGCTCTGGGATTGTATTGCGGAGTTGATCGACGGTGTGAAGGGCCTTCCGGAGAACGGGGGATACGGCGACCTGACGGATGCCTTTCTTTCTCTGGCTGAGCAGCACCTGACCATTCCCCTGCCGGTGTCTCAGTCGTTCGACCGACCGTCGAACCAGGATGATGCACGCGATGTGAGCGAGGCGCTGGGCGAGGTCTTCACGCAGCTGCGCGATCTGGATCGACTCGGCCTCAGCATCACCTGGGAGGAATGGACCGAGACGTTCATGCAGGTACTGGAACGGACCACCTGTGCCATGGCTCCTTCCTCTCACCGCGGCGTCCAGGTGCTGGATGCGATGGCGGCGCGTGGATTGGGGTTCCGCGCGCTCTTCGTCATCGGGATGAACGAAAAGCTGTTTCCTCGCTTCATCCATGAGGACGGGTTTCTCCGCGATCGGCACCGGCTGGTGCTCAGCGAAACCTTGGGATACAAAATCGATCAAAAACTTCAGGCCTATGGCGAGGAAGCGCTGTTGTTCGAGTTGTTGCGGTCGTCGGCCGGGGAACGGCTGTATCTTTCCTATCAACGGGCGGATGATGCCGGTCGTGCTCTCGCCCCTTCCACCTATCTGGATAGGATCGGAGGGCAGTCCCATACGGCAGGTCCTGAAGCAGCGGTTGCCCTGCCTCGCCGATGGCTGGACCGGACTGCTCTCTCATTGTTTGCGCCGCCGCTGTTGACGCGGGAGGAACTCACCGTGAGTCGGGTGCTGCAGGGGCGAGATGTGTCCTCTCTCTTAGACTCCGTCGGGCGGGATGGACTCCTGTTTTCTCATGGCCTGGAGGCGCAAGGAGCGATCGAAAGCGAGCAAACAGCGTTAAACGCTTATGACGGTATACTCGATGACTCGAGCGCCCACTGGTCCGCGGTCAGCCGGCGCGGCTTCTCGCCGACGGCGCTGGAAACCTATGCACGCTGTCCCTTTCAATATTTTTCTGCCCAGGTTCTCGCGCTGAAGCCCATACGCTCGGTCGTATCCATGGAATTGTCTCCTCCTGCGATGGGGCAGTTGTGCCACGATGCCTTGCGCCTCTGTTACCGTACACTCATTGAACGAGGCTGGCCGATGGCGATGCTTTCTTCGAACGCCATCCTCGAAGAGACGAGCCGCGCCGTCGCGCAGGCCTTCGCCGCCTATGCGACGACTCACGGCACCGGCTATCACCTGACCTGGCAGTTGGCGCAACAAGCGGTGAGACGGGTGGTGGAAGCCACAATCGTGTCCGATTGCGAAACGGCTTCTGCGACAGGCTTCCTTCCGGTCGGATTCGAAGTCGATGTGAGAGGCGTCCTGCCGCAAGGACCGGGCCAAGAAACAGTTCCTCTTCGCGGTCGCTGGGATCGTCTCGACCGACATCCGGCCTCCGGCGCCCTGCGCGTCGTCGATTACAAATACAGAGCCAATGGTCGAGTCGAGCCAAAGGATCGCAATCTCCTGCAGGCCGCCCTGCGCGGCATCCGTCTCCAGCCGGCACTGTATTCCGTGATGGCACCTGACTCATCTCACGGCGAACCGCCGGGTCCGCTTCCAGAACAGGTCGATTTCCTCTATCTGTTGCCTGAGGGCTCTCCGACCGTTGAGCGTGCGTCGTTCACGGCCTCGGCTTGGCAAGGGCCATCCGGTCCGATCCTGACTCACACCGTGCAGGTGCTGGTCGAAGGGGTGCATAGCGGACAACATGTGATCTTGCCGGACGCCTACTGCGACCATTGCGAGTTTTCGATTGCCTGTCGCCGTACCCATCAGCCCAGCTGGTGGAGGGCCTACCGTTCGTCCCAGGTCGGAGAATTGCGACGTGTACGGTCGTTGAAGGAAGCGCGTGGCTGA